The stretch of DNA GCCCGTGCTCGCGCAGCAGCCGCTCGACCATGCGCGCGGTGGACGTCTTGCCGTTGGTGCCGGTCAGGTGCACCACCCGGTAGGCGTCCTGCGGGTCGCCGAGCAGCTCGCACACCTGCCGGACGCGGTCGAGCGTGGGGTCGATCTCGTGCTCCGGTGCGCGGGCGACGATCGCGGCGTAGATCCGATCGGCCTCCTGACGGGCGGCCTCGGCCTGCTGGTCGCGGTGGTGGTCGGCGCCCGACGAGCCGCGGCGGCTCATGCCTCCACCCGGCTGACCTGGACGGCGAGCTCGTCGCCCGGTCGCACCTCGAACGAGGTCGCCAGCGTCTCGCGGGCGACGAACTCGCGGTGCGCCTCGACGGCCGGGACCTGGTCGGCCGGCACCTGCAGGTGCAGGTCGATCCGGTCGCTGACCCGCAGACCGGCCGCCTTGCGCGCGTCCTGCACCGCGCGGACCACGTCCCGGGCGTACCCCTCGGCGAGCAGCGCGTCGTCGAGCGCGAGGTCGAGCACGACGAACCCGGCGCCGCCCGGCAGCACCGCCGCCGCGACGTCAGCACCGGCCGCTCCGTCGACCACCGTCGTCAGGTCGTACTCGGCGGGCAGCAGCGGCACGTCGGTGCCGTCGTCGAGCGTCACCACCACCCCGTCCTCGGTCGCGCGCCACGAGCCGGCCTTGGCGGCGCGGATGGCGGTCTGCACGCCCTTGCCGAGCCGGGGCCCGGCCGCACGGGCGTTCACCGCGAGGCGCTGCGTGATGCCGAACCGGCCGGCCGCGTCCTCGTCGTCGGTCACCAGCTCGACACGCTTGACGTTCAGCTCGGCCGCCACGAGGTCGGTGTACGGCTCAGCCGCTGCCGGGTCGGCCACCGCGACGGTCAGCGACCGCAGCGGCTGCCGCACGCGCAGCTGGTGCGCCTTGCGCAGCCCCAGCGCCGTCGACACCGCGGAGCGGACCTGGTCGACCACGGCCGCCAGGTTCTCGTCGGCACCGTGCCCGCCCGGCACGTGCGTCGGCCAGTCGGTCAGGTGCACCGACCGCTGCCCGGTCAGGCCCCGCCACACCTCCTCGGTCACCAGGGGTGCGAGCGGCGCCATCACGCGGGTGAGCACCTCGAGCGCGGTCCACAGGGTGTCGAACGCGTCGTGGTCCTCCGCCCAGAACCGGTCGCGCTGCGTGCGGACGTACCAGTTGGTCAGCACGTCGAGGTGCTCGCGCACCAGGGCGCAGGCCGCGGCGATCTCGTAGGAGTCGAGCGCCGCGGTCGCCTGGGCGACCAGCTCGCCGGTGCGGGCCAGCAGGTAGCGGTCCATCACCGGCAGACCGGCGGCCCGCTCGTCGTCCACGGCCCGGGCGAGGTAGCCCCGCCCCCCGTCGGCCGCACCGGCGTACAGGCTGAAGAAGTAGTAGGTGCTCCACAGCGGCAGCACCACCTGGCGCACCGCCTCGCGGATGTTCTCCTCCGCCACCACGAGGTTGCCGCCGCGCAGCACCGGCGAGCTCATCAGCGACCACCGCACGGCGTCGGAGCCGTAGGTGTCGAACATCTCCATCGGGTCCGGGAAGTTGCGCAGCGACTTGGACGCCTTGCGGCCGTCGTCGCCCAGCACGATGCCGTGGCAGATCACCGAGGTGAACGCCGGCCGGTCGAACAACGCCGTGGCCAGCACGTGCAGCAGGTAGAACCAGCCGCGCGTCTGGCCGACGTACTCGACGATGAAGTCGCCGGGGAAGTGGTGCTCGAACCAGTCGGCGTTCTCGAACGGGTAGTGCACCTGCGCGTACGGCATGGACCCGGAGTCGAACCACACGTCCAGGACGTCGGGGATGCGGCGCATGGTGCTCTGCCCGGTCGGGTCGTCCGGGTTGGGCCGCGTCAGCTCGTCGACGAACGGCCGGTGCAGGTCCGGCTCACCGGCCTCGTTGCGCGGCAGCCGGCCGAAGTCGGCCTCCAGCTCGGCGAACGAGCCGTAGACGTCGACGCGCGGGTGCGCCGGGTCGTCGGACACCCACACCGGGATCGGCGTGCCCCAGTACCGGTTGCGGGACACCGACCAGTCGCGGGCGCCCTCGAGCCACTTGCCGAACTGGCCGTCGCGGATGTGCTCCGGCGTCCACGCGATCTGCTGGTTCAGCTCGATCATCCGGTCACGGAACTGGGTCACCCTGACGAACCAGGAGGAGACGGCCTTGTAGATCAACGGGTTCCGGCAGCGCCAGCAGTGCGGGTAGGAGTGCACGTAGGACGCCTGGCGCAGCAGCCGGCCGTCCTCGCGCAGGCGCCGGATGATCGGCATGTTCGCCTCGAACACCTGCTGGCCCTCGAAGTCGGGCACCACGGCGGTGAACCTGCCGGCGTCGTCCACGGACAGCAGCGTGGGGATGCCCGCGGCGTCGCAGGCACCCTGGTCGACCTCGCCGTAGGCGGGTGCCAGGTGCACGATGCCGGTGCCGTCCTCGGTGGTGACGAAGTCGCCGACCAGCACCTGCCAGGCGTCCTGCGTGCCGTGCTTCTCGGTGTCGGCGAAGTAGTCGAACAACCGCTCGTAGCGCAGGCCGGCCAGCTCGGCGCCGGGGACCTCGCGGGTCACCGCGGCCACCGCGTCGTCGGGGGCCGCGTAGCCGAGGTCCTTGGCGTAGCCCGGCAGCAGGTCGCGCGCCAGGAGGAAGGGACCGGTGCCGGCGGAGGTCCCCGCGGGGCCGGCCGGGACGACGACGTACGTGATGTCGGCGCCGACCGCCAGCGCCTCGTTCGTGGGAAGCGTCCACGGCGTCGTCGTCCACGCGACCGCCCGCACACCGGCCAGGCCGAGAGCCTCCGCCCGCTCCCCGACCAGGGGGAACGTGACGGTGACGGTCTGGTCCTGACGCTCCCGGTAGACGTCCGCGTCCATGCCGAGCTCGTGGTTGGACAGCGGGGTCTGGTCGCGCCAGCAGTACGGCAGCACGCGGTAGCCGGAGTACGCCAGCCCCTTGTCGTACAGCTGCTTGAACGCCCAGATCACCGACTCCATGAACGTCGGGTCGAGCGTCTTGTAGTCGTGCTCGAAGTCCACCCAGCGGGCCTGGCGGGTGACGTAGTCCTCCCACTCGTGGGTGTACGTCAGCACCGACTCGCGGCAGGCGGCGTTGAACGCCGCGATGCCCATCTGCTCGATCTGCGACTTGTCGGTGATGCCGAGGATCCGCTCGGCCTCCAGCTCCGCCGGCAGGCCGTGGGTGTCCCAGCCGAACCGTCGCTCCACGCGGTGACCGCGCATCGTCTGGTAGCGCGGCACGACGTCCTTGACGTAGCCCGTCAGCAGGTGGCCGTAGTGCGGCAGGCCGTTGGCGAACGGCGGGCCGTCGTAGAAGACGAACTCGTTGCTGCCGTCGGGACCGGCCTCACGCGCCTCGACCGAGGCGACGAACGTGCCGTCGGCCTTCCAGTAGGCGAGCACGTCCTGCTCGAGCGCGGGCAGGTCCGGGGAGGCGGGCACGCCCTGGGGCTCGGACTGGGACGACGGCGCGGACGGCGCGGGACGGTGCAGCGGATACGCCACGGCGAGACTCTCCTGGTTGCACGCACCCGGTCGGGTGCGGACGACTCCTGGTCACGAGGACGACGACGTCCGGACCGGCCGGACGACACCGCGGTACCACCTCGTTTGCCGGGCCCCGAGGGGTCCGGCCGCTCGCCTGCGGCTGTGACGGGCCTGCCCCGTCCGGTTCTACTGGGGGCCGCGGTGCTGCTGCGGACCTGTTCTTCCGGAGGCTCGCCGGTGATGGCCGGGTCGACGCCTGTGCCCCGAGTGTATGTCGGGGCGTCAGTACGTGAAGCGGCTCGTCAGTACGTGAAGCCCGCGACCTGCGACCGGAGGCCGGCGGCGAGCCGGGCGAGCTCCCCCGTCGACTCGTTGAGCTGGGACAGCGCGCGGGTGGACGACTGGGCGGCGTCGGCGACGCCGACGATGTTGCCGGCGATCTCACCGGAGCCCGTCGCCGCCTCCGTCACGGAGCGGGACATCTCGTTGGTGGTGGCCGTCTGCTCCTCGACCGCCGAGGCGATGGTCAGCTGGTGGGTGTTGATCTCCGCGATGATCTGTGCGATCTGCCCGATCGCCTCCACGGCACCGTCGGTGTCGGCCTGGATGGCGGCCACCCGGCGGGCGATGTCCTCCGTGGCGGTCGCCGTCTCCCGCGCGAGGTCCTTCACCTCGCCCGCGACGACCGCGAACCCCTTGCCCGCCTCGCCGGCGCGCGCGGCCTCGATCGTCGCGTTGAGCGCGAGCAGGTTCGTCTGCTCCGCGATGCTGGTGATCACCTTGACGACGTTGCCGATCTCCTGGCTGGAGGCGCCGAGCCGGGACACGGACTCGTTGGTGCGGTCCGCCACCTGGGTGGCCTGCTCGGCGACGCGCGCCGCCTCGTTGGCGGACACGGCGATCTCGCGGATCGAGGCACCCATCTGCTCGGCGCCTGCGGCGACGGCCTGCACGTTCCGGCTGACCTGCTCGGCAGCGGCCGCGACCGCGCCGGCCTGCGCGCTGGTCTCCTCGGAGCCGGAAGCGACCTGCGTGGAGATCGCGGACATCTCCTCCGAGGCGGACGACACGGTGAGGACGGCGTCGCCGACACCCCGCATGGTCGCGCGCAGCGTG from Cellulomonas sp. NTE-D12 encodes:
- the ileS gene encoding isoleucine--tRNA ligase → MAYPLHRPAPSAPSSQSEPQGVPASPDLPALEQDVLAYWKADGTFVASVEAREAGPDGSNEFVFYDGPPFANGLPHYGHLLTGYVKDVVPRYQTMRGHRVERRFGWDTHGLPAELEAERILGITDKSQIEQMGIAAFNAACRESVLTYTHEWEDYVTRQARWVDFEHDYKTLDPTFMESVIWAFKQLYDKGLAYSGYRVLPYCWRDQTPLSNHELGMDADVYRERQDQTVTVTFPLVGERAEALGLAGVRAVAWTTTPWTLPTNEALAVGADITYVVVPAGPAGTSAGTGPFLLARDLLPGYAKDLGYAAPDDAVAAVTREVPGAELAGLRYERLFDYFADTEKHGTQDAWQVLVGDFVTTEDGTGIVHLAPAYGEVDQGACDAAGIPTLLSVDDAGRFTAVVPDFEGQQVFEANMPIIRRLREDGRLLRQASYVHSYPHCWRCRNPLIYKAVSSWFVRVTQFRDRMIELNQQIAWTPEHIRDGQFGKWLEGARDWSVSRNRYWGTPIPVWVSDDPAHPRVDVYGSFAELEADFGRLPRNEAGEPDLHRPFVDELTRPNPDDPTGQSTMRRIPDVLDVWFDSGSMPYAQVHYPFENADWFEHHFPGDFIVEYVGQTRGWFYLLHVLATALFDRPAFTSVICHGIVLGDDGRKASKSLRNFPDPMEMFDTYGSDAVRWSLMSSPVLRGGNLVVAEENIREAVRQVVLPLWSTYYFFSLYAGAADGGRGYLARAVDDERAAGLPVMDRYLLARTGELVAQATAALDSYEIAAACALVREHLDVLTNWYVRTQRDRFWAEDHDAFDTLWTALEVLTRVMAPLAPLVTEEVWRGLTGQRSVHLTDWPTHVPGGHGADENLAAVVDQVRSAVSTALGLRKAHQLRVRQPLRSLTVAVADPAAAEPYTDLVAAELNVKRVELVTDDEDAAGRFGITQRLAVNARAAGPRLGKGVQTAIRAAKAGSWRATEDGVVVTLDDGTDVPLLPAEYDLTTVVDGAAGADVAAAVLPGGAGFVVLDLALDDALLAEGYARDVVRAVQDARKAAGLRVSDRIDLHLQVPADQVPAVEAHREFVARETLATSFEVRPGDELAVQVSRVEA
- a CDS encoding methyl-accepting chemotaxis protein; the encoded protein is MTTPATASAARRAHLTVRGKILGLVATFAVVAVALGGVAAVQITQITAGAARLAHTQATVGTSLTALKDALWTVRNQVTAVAAYPQAAKKAQADKLATAYQGLDKAETAFVDAFTSSQGAAPAHWQGFVDALAAYRKVVDGDLMQAALSGDQTAWAGVRDSSAASLGGAMVTALTDVESEVTAAMTRQARDAKAAGDRALQLTVGALAVGLLLSALVGVRMANSIRRAVAEVKHSVDALAHGDLTREPRVFTGDEIGQMAGALARAQSTLRATMRGVGDAVLTVSSASEEMSAISTQVASGSEETSAQAGAVAAAAEQVSRNVQAVAAGAEQMGASIREIAVSANEAARVAEQATQVADRTNESVSRLGASSQEIGNVVKVITSIAEQTNLLALNATIEAARAGEAGKGFAVVAGEVKDLARETATATEDIARRVAAIQADTDGAVEAIGQIAQIIAEINTHQLTIASAVEEQTATTNEMSRSVTEAATGSGEIAGNIVGVADAAQSSTRALSQLNESTGELARLAAGLRSQVAGFTY